One stretch of Microvirga lotononidis DNA includes these proteins:
- a CDS encoding SURF1 family protein codes for MSVPSRKIRSLIVPGLAALVTLAILIGLGTWQLQRKAWKEDLIAQIEARAYGEPGAIVPEADWASWRADQDEFRKVRVTGTFLNAFEAPVYGLLPGERQGAPIQGYYLITPLKLASGAIVMINRGFVPMELRDPAKRPESQPQGEVTVTGLVRAPEVRNLFTPNDDPAKNQWFARDPQAIAAAHKLERVAPFLIDADATFNPGGWPRGGQTPLTLPNNHLQYAVTWFGIALTLIGVFVAFAWRRVKEPASAEQE; via the coding sequence GTGTCCGTACCCTCCCGCAAAATCCGCTCGCTGATCGTTCCAGGCCTCGCGGCACTCGTCACACTCGCGATCCTGATCGGGCTCGGCACTTGGCAACTCCAGCGCAAGGCCTGGAAGGAAGACCTCATCGCGCAGATCGAGGCGCGGGCCTACGGCGAGCCCGGGGCCATCGTCCCGGAAGCCGATTGGGCCTCATGGCGAGCCGATCAGGACGAATTCCGCAAGGTGCGGGTGACCGGCACCTTCCTCAACGCCTTCGAAGCTCCCGTCTACGGCCTCCTCCCCGGCGAGCGGCAGGGCGCGCCGATCCAGGGCTATTACCTGATCACGCCCCTGAAGCTCGCGAGCGGCGCCATCGTGATGATCAACCGGGGCTTCGTGCCCATGGAGCTGCGCGATCCCGCCAAGCGGCCCGAGAGCCAGCCGCAGGGCGAGGTGACGGTTACCGGCCTCGTGCGGGCGCCCGAGGTCCGCAACCTCTTCACGCCGAACGACGATCCAGCCAAGAATCAGTGGTTCGCCCGCGACCCACAGGCCATCGCCGCCGCCCACAAGCTCGAGCGCGTCGCGCCCTTCCTGATCGACGCGGACGCCACGTTCAATCCGGGCGGCTGGCCCAGGGGCGGCCAGACCCCGCTCACCCTGCCGAACAATCACCTGCAATACGCGGTCACCTGGTTCGGCATCGCCCTCACGTTGATCGGCGTGTTCGTCGCCTTCGCGTGGCGGCGGGTGAAGGAGCCGGCATCGGCCGAGCAGGAATAG
- a CDS encoding DUF983 domain-containing protein, protein MAHDPSAPSPITTGLRGLCPRCGKGHLFQGYLKVRPTCEVCGLDLAFADTGDGPAFFVMSIVGIVVVALALWAEFAFSPPIWLHLVMWTALSIGMSLALVRPLKGVLVNLQYHHKAEEGRFR, encoded by the coding sequence GTGGCCCATGACCCTTCCGCACCCTCCCCCATCACCACGGGCCTCAGGGGCCTGTGCCCCCGCTGCGGCAAGGGCCACCTCTTCCAGGGCTATCTGAAGGTTCGGCCGACATGCGAGGTCTGCGGCCTCGATCTCGCCTTCGCCGATACGGGCGACGGCCCAGCCTTCTTCGTCATGTCCATCGTGGGCATCGTGGTGGTCGCCCTCGCCCTCTGGGCCGAGTTCGCCTTTTCCCCGCCGATCTGGCTTCACCTCGTCATGTGGACAGCCTTGAGCATCGGCATGAGCCTCGCCCTCGTGCGGCCCCTTAAAGGCGTCCTGGTGAACCTGCAATATCATCACAAGGCCGAGGAAGGACGCTTCCGGTAG
- a CDS encoding cytochrome c oxidase subunit 3: protein MAEAHAKNHDYHILEPSPWPLIGAVSAFLMASGFVTWWKDIAIAGMHLGPFVFGAGIIGVLYTMLSWWTDVVKEANTGYHTRVVQLHHRYGMMMFIASEVMFFAAWFWAYFDAALYAGDPQLYSRVDVLGGVWPPKGIETFDPWHLPLLNTLILLTSGTTVTWAHHALLENDRQGLKAGLWLTVILGLIFSCVQAYEYSHATFGFSGNIYGATFFMATGFHGAHVIIGTIFLAVCLLRAYRGDFTPKQHLGFEFAAWYWHFVDVVWLFLFAAIYVWGYGGHAAAGH, encoded by the coding sequence ATGGCCGAGGCCCACGCCAAGAACCACGACTACCACATCCTTGAACCGAGCCCGTGGCCGCTCATCGGCGCGGTCAGTGCCTTCCTGATGGCATCCGGGTTCGTGACCTGGTGGAAGGACATCGCCATCGCGGGCATGCACCTGGGCCCCTTCGTGTTCGGCGCCGGCATCATCGGGGTGCTCTACACCATGCTCAGCTGGTGGACCGACGTGGTGAAGGAAGCCAATACCGGCTACCACACCCGCGTGGTGCAGCTTCACCACCGCTACGGCATGATGATGTTCATCGCCTCCGAGGTGATGTTCTTCGCCGCCTGGTTCTGGGCCTATTTCGATGCCGCCCTGTACGCCGGCGATCCGCAGCTCTATTCCCGCGTGGACGTTCTCGGCGGCGTGTGGCCGCCCAAGGGCATCGAGACCTTCGATCCCTGGCACCTGCCGCTGCTCAACACCCTGATCCTGCTCACCTCCGGCACCACGGTCACCTGGGCGCACCATGCGCTCCTGGAGAACGACCGCCAGGGCCTCAAGGCGGGCCTGTGGCTCACGGTGATCCTCGGCCTGATCTTCTCCTGCGTGCAGGCCTACGAATACAGCCACGCCACCTTCGGCTTCTCGGGCAACATCTACGGCGCCACCTTCTTCATGGCGACGGGCTTCCACGGCGCGCACGTGATCATCGGCACGATCTTCCTGGCCGTCTGCCTCCTGCGCGCCTATCGCGGCGACTTCACGCCCAAGCAGCACCTCGGCTTCGAGTTCGCCGCCTGGTACTGGCACTTCGTCGACGTGGTGTGGCTCTTCCTCTTCGCCGCCATCTACGTCTGGGGCTATGGCGGACACGCCGCCGCCGGGCACTAA
- a CDS encoding cytochrome c oxidase assembly protein, with protein MAETSHTERKMNRTAFACVGVVVGMVGLAYASVPLYDLFCKVTGFGGTPIIRDANGSEVMDRTIAVRFDSNVAPGLNWRFAPEKPEIKVKLGETTTVYYKVTNTGDRPSTGIATYNVQPDLAGTYFSKLECFCFTEQTLQPGESLESAVVFYVDPRLVQDSDVKDLTSLTLSYTYFPSKGGKPVAEVTSSTKPIAQ; from the coding sequence ATGGCTGAAACATCCCACACCGAACGCAAGATGAATCGCACGGCCTTCGCCTGCGTGGGCGTCGTCGTGGGCATGGTCGGCTTGGCTTATGCGTCCGTGCCGCTCTACGACCTCTTCTGCAAGGTCACCGGCTTCGGCGGCACCCCGATCATCCGCGACGCCAACGGCTCCGAGGTGATGGACCGGACGATCGCCGTCCGCTTCGATTCCAACGTGGCCCCCGGCCTGAACTGGCGCTTCGCCCCGGAGAAGCCCGAGATCAAGGTGAAGCTCGGCGAGACCACGACGGTCTATTACAAGGTCACCAATACGGGCGACAGGCCGAGCACGGGCATCGCCACCTACAACGTGCAGCCGGACCTGGCGGGCACCTATTTCTCCAAGCTCGAATGCTTCTGCTTCACCGAGCAGACCCTGCAGCCGGGAGAATCCCTGGAATCAGCCGTTGTCTTCTACGTCGATCCCCGCCTCGTGCAGGACAGCGACGTGAAGGACCTGACCTCTCTCACCCTCTCCTACACCTACTTCCCCTCCAAGGGGGGCAAGCCGGTGGCGGAGGTGACATCATCCACCAAACCCATTGCTCAATAA
- a CDS encoding heme o synthase encodes MSTMSNSLADNRVEPLATAGVSQGDVSDFFALLKPRVMFLVVFTALVGMVVSHSDVHPVVAFVSLLMIAIGGGASGCLNMWWDADIDAVMTRTRKRPIPAGKIQPGEALAFGVTLSAGSVIILGLASNWLAAGLLAFTIFFYVVVYSMWLKRSTPQNIVIGGAAGALPPIVAQAAVTGHVAWDSVVLFAIIFMWTPPHFWALALVKSGDYERAGIPMMPNVAGPDSTRFQILAYTVILAPLGLAPVAMGFGGLAYAIIALIGGLGMLALAVQVYRLRQGEPAMRVAQHLFGFSILYLFLLFATLLAEHGFGFFRPVFG; translated from the coding sequence ATGAGCACCATGTCGAACAGTTTGGCCGATAACCGCGTAGAGCCCCTTGCCACGGCAGGCGTCTCGCAGGGTGACGTGTCCGACTTCTTCGCCCTTCTCAAGCCGCGCGTGATGTTTCTCGTCGTGTTCACGGCGCTCGTCGGCATGGTGGTGAGCCATTCCGACGTTCATCCCGTGGTGGCTTTCGTGTCGCTCCTGATGATCGCCATCGGCGGCGGCGCGTCCGGCTGCCTGAACATGTGGTGGGATGCGGATATCGACGCCGTCATGACCCGTACCCGCAAGCGTCCGATTCCGGCCGGCAAGATCCAGCCGGGCGAAGCCCTCGCCTTCGGCGTGACGCTCTCCGCCGGTTCCGTGATCATCCTGGGCCTTGCCAGCAACTGGCTGGCCGCCGGCCTTCTGGCCTTCACCATCTTCTTCTACGTGGTCGTGTATTCCATGTGGCTGAAGCGATCGACGCCGCAGAACATCGTCATCGGCGGCGCGGCGGGCGCCCTCCCCCCGATCGTCGCGCAGGCCGCCGTCACCGGTCACGTGGCGTGGGACAGCGTCGTGCTGTTCGCCATCATCTTCATGTGGACGCCCCCGCACTTCTGGGCCCTGGCCCTGGTGAAGTCAGGCGATTACGAGCGCGCCGGCATTCCCATGATGCCGAACGTCGCCGGCCCCGATTCCACACGCTTCCAGATCCTGGCCTATACGGTCATCCTGGCTCCGCTCGGCCTGGCTCCGGTGGCGATGGGCTTCGGCGGACTGGCCTATGCCATCATCGCGCTGATCGGCGGCCTCGGCATGCTGGCGCTCGCCGTGCAAGTCTACCGCCTGCGCCAGGGCGAGCCCGCCATGCGCGTGGCCCAGCATCTGTTCGGCTTCTCGATTCTCTACCTCTTCCTGCTCTTCGCGACACTTCTCGCGGAGCACGGCTTCGGCTTCTTCCGGCCGGTTTTCGGGTGA
- the ctaD gene encoding cytochrome c oxidase subunit I — protein MAHAADAAHADHHDHLPSFWRRWFYSTNHKDIGTLYLIFGFTAGIVGGLLSIGMRLELQEPGLQYFSNPQAFNVFVTGHGLIMVFFMVMPTLIGGFGNWFIPIMIGAPDMAFPRMNNISFWLTVSAFCLMLLSLFVEGAPGSLGFGGGWTVYPPLSTVGHPGPALDFGILALHLAGAASILGAINFITTILNMRAPGMTLHKMPLFAWSMLVTAFLLLLSLPVLAGAITMLLTDRNFGTTFFEPAGGGDPVLYQHLFWFFGHPEVYIMILPAFGIVSHIISTFSKKPIFGYLGMAYAMVAIGVVGFVVWAHHMYTVGLSLQTQAYFVFATMVIAVPTGVKIFSWIATMWGGSIRFTAAMQWAVGFVFLFTVGGVTGVVLANAPVDRYMHDTYYVVAHFHYVLSLGAVFVIFAGIYYWFPKITGYVLPDWIGKLHFWIAFIGANVLFFPMHFLGLSGMPRRYADYPDAFAGWNLVSSIGSYIFFVGIFVFIGGVVYAFVRKEKAADNPWGEGATTLEWTLSSPPPYHQFETLPRVVDTGH, from the coding sequence ATGGCACATGCAGCTGATGCCGCTCACGCGGATCACCACGATCACCTTCCGAGCTTCTGGCGCCGGTGGTTCTATTCCACGAACCACAAGGATATCGGCACGCTCTATCTCATCTTCGGCTTCACGGCCGGCATCGTCGGCGGCCTTCTGTCCATCGGCATGCGCCTGGAGCTCCAGGAGCCAGGTCTCCAGTACTTCTCCAACCCGCAGGCGTTCAACGTCTTCGTGACCGGCCACGGCCTCATCATGGTGTTCTTCATGGTGATGCCCACGCTGATCGGCGGCTTCGGCAACTGGTTCATCCCGATCATGATCGGCGCGCCCGACATGGCCTTCCCGCGGATGAACAACATCTCGTTCTGGCTCACCGTTTCGGCCTTCTGCCTGATGCTGCTCTCGCTCTTCGTCGAAGGCGCGCCGGGCTCCCTGGGCTTCGGCGGCGGCTGGACCGTGTACCCGCCGCTCTCGACCGTCGGCCATCCCGGCCCGGCGCTCGACTTCGGCATCCTGGCCCTGCACCTTGCCGGTGCCGCCTCGATCCTGGGTGCGATCAACTTCATCACCACGATCCTCAACATGCGCGCCCCGGGCATGACGCTGCACAAGATGCCGCTCTTCGCCTGGTCCATGCTTGTGACCGCATTCCTGCTGCTCCTGTCGCTGCCGGTTCTCGCGGGCGCGATCACGATGCTGCTGACAGACCGCAACTTCGGCACGACCTTCTTCGAGCCGGCGGGCGGCGGTGACCCGGTGCTCTACCAGCACCTGTTCTGGTTCTTCGGCCACCCCGAAGTGTACATCATGATCCTGCCGGCCTTCGGCATCGTGTCCCACATCATCTCCACCTTCTCCAAGAAGCCGATCTTCGGCTATCTCGGCATGGCCTACGCCATGGTGGCGATCGGCGTGGTCGGCTTCGTCGTGTGGGCGCACCACATGTACACGGTCGGTCTCTCGCTCCAGACGCAGGCCTATTTCGTGTTCGCCACGATGGTGATCGCGGTTCCCACCGGCGTGAAGATCTTCTCGTGGATCGCCACCATGTGGGGCGGCTCCATCCGCTTCACGGCGGCCATGCAGTGGGCTGTGGGCTTCGTGTTCCTGTTCACGGTCGGCGGCGTCACCGGCGTCGTGCTGGCGAACGCCCCCGTCGACCGCTACATGCACGACACCTACTACGTGGTGGCTCACTTCCACTACGTGCTGTCGCTCGGCGCCGTGTTCGTGATCTTCGCCGGTATCTACTACTGGTTCCCCAAGATCACCGGCTACGTGCTGCCTGATTGGATCGGCAAGCTGCACTTCTGGATCGCCTTCATCGGCGCCAACGTGCTGTTCTTCCCGATGCACTTCCTCGGCCTGTCCGGCATGCCGCGCCGCTATGCGGATTACCCGGACGCCTTCGCGGGCTGGAACCTCGTCTCCTCGATCGGTTCCTACATCTTCTTCGTCGGCATCTTCGTCTTCATCGGCGGCGTGGTCTATGCCTTCGTCCGCAAGGAAAAGGCTGCCGACAACCCGTGGGGTGAAGGTGCGACGACGCTGGAATGGACCCTGTCCTCCCCGCCTCCGTACCACCAGTTCGAGACGCTCCCCCGCGTCGTCGACACCGGACACTAA
- the coxB gene encoding cytochrome c oxidase subunit II, whose amino-acid sequence MRIETGRRSVTALSTAAVALVLGISEAWAAAGRPSPWEMGMQEMVTELGHSVSNFHTYLVWLIAAICLFVLALLLVIVARFNESKNPVPSRTTHNTLLEVAWTIVPVLILVAIAIPSFRLLRQQLVPPQADLVVKATGYSWYWGYEYPADQGGFKFDSNMITEAKDLKPDQPRLLGADNAMVVPVGKVVKVQTTSADVIHSFALPSFYIKVDAIPGRLNETWFKAEKEGVYFGQCSELCGNGHPYMPIEIRVVSEQQFAAWLAEAKQKYASTGSDAPLKFATAQ is encoded by the coding sequence ATGCGGATCGAGACTGGACGTCGATCGGTGACCGCCCTCTCCACGGCAGCGGTCGCACTTGTGTTGGGCATAAGTGAGGCGTGGGCCGCCGCCGGCCGGCCCTCCCCATGGGAAATGGGCATGCAGGAGATGGTGACCGAGTTGGGACACAGCGTGTCCAACTTCCACACCTACCTGGTTTGGCTGATCGCTGCGATCTGCCTTTTCGTTCTGGCGCTGCTCCTTGTGATCGTTGCCCGCTTCAACGAGAGCAAGAACCCGGTTCCCTCGCGGACCACCCACAACACCCTCCTCGAGGTGGCCTGGACCATCGTCCCGGTGCTGATCCTCGTGGCGATCGCGATTCCGTCGTTCCGCCTCCTGCGCCAGCAGCTCGTTCCGCCGCAGGCCGACCTCGTTGTGAAGGCGACGGGCTATTCCTGGTACTGGGGCTATGAGTACCCGGCCGACCAGGGCGGCTTCAAATTCGATTCGAACATGATCACCGAGGCCAAGGACCTGAAGCCCGACCAGCCCCGTCTGCTCGGCGCCGACAACGCCATGGTCGTTCCGGTGGGCAAGGTCGTGAAGGTTCAGACGACCTCCGCCGACGTGATCCACTCCTTCGCCCTGCCGTCCTTCTACATCAAGGTGGATGCGATCCCGGGCCGCCTGAACGAGACCTGGTTCAAGGCCGAAAAGGAAGGCGTGTATTTCGGCCAGTGCTCCGAGCTCTGCGGCAACGGCCACCCCTACATGCCGATCGAAATCCGCGTCGTGAGCGAGCAGCAATTTGCCGCTTGGCTCGCCGAGGCGAAGCAGAAGTATGCTTCGACCGGCAGTGACGCTCCGCTCAAATTCGCGACCGCTCAGTAA
- a CDS encoding invasion associated locus B family protein produces MGASRWARHGAAAILGLSALFGASGAGAQGMVKNTYGEWQMRCETPAGATAEQCALVQNVVAEDRPNVTLVIIVLKTADGKSRLLRVVAPLGILLPSGLGLKIDQTDIGRAGFVRCLATGCVAEVVMEDNLVNQMKTGQAATFIVFQTPEEGIGIPVSLNGFAAGFDALP; encoded by the coding sequence ATGGGCGCATCGCGATGGGCTCGCCATGGTGCGGCGGCAATCCTGGGGCTGTCGGCCCTGTTCGGCGCCAGCGGCGCCGGCGCTCAGGGCATGGTCAAGAACACCTACGGCGAGTGGCAGATGCGCTGCGAGACTCCGGCGGGCGCCACGGCCGAGCAATGCGCCCTCGTGCAGAACGTCGTCGCAGAGGACCGCCCCAACGTCACCCTCGTCATTATTGTGTTGAAAACCGCCGACGGCAAAAGTCGCCTCCTGCGCGTGGTCGCGCCTCTTGGTATTCTGTTGCCGTCGGGCCTGGGCCTCAAGATCGACCAGACGGATATCGGGCGTGCCGGCTTCGTGCGCTGCCTCGCCACCGGCTGCGTGGCGGAGGTCGTGATGGAGGACAACCTGGTCAACCAGATGAAGACCGGTCAGGCGGCCACCTTCATCGTGTTCCAGACGCCTGAGGAAGGGATCGGGATTCCCGTGTCCCTGAACGGATTTGCGGCCGGGTTCGACGCTCTTCCGTAA
- a CDS encoding hemolysin family protein, giving the protein MLELIIALALVALNGVFALSELAIVSARRARLKAMAEQGRSGATTALTLMEDSGRFLSTVQIGITLVGILAGAFSGAALGDRLTQIFLAQGMPEGVAQPLGYGLVIGIITYLSIVIGELVPKQLALRNPEAIACTMAPLMLVLSKVAAPAVWLLNASTSLIFRLLGAKSDDSSTVTEEEIKMLVGEAESAGVIEEEERRMISGVLRLGDRTVRGLMTPRTDVDWIDLDDDEATIRALLIETPHSRLPVSEGTPDNVIGVVQSRELLAAMLSGQSLDIRGHIQPAPVIPDTLYALDALATLRDAEVPMAIVHDEYGHFEGVVTPADALEAIVGAFRSDGEAPEPDAIRREDGSWLLAGSMPVDEMAEVLGVTLPETRSYHTVGGLVISELQHLPNTGEHVDTLGWRFEVIDLDERRIDKVLAAPLNQRAGAAVLY; this is encoded by the coding sequence TTGCTCGAACTGATCATCGCTCTCGCTCTCGTCGCCCTCAACGGCGTCTTTGCTCTTTCCGAACTCGCCATCGTTTCCGCCCGCCGAGCCCGCCTCAAGGCGATGGCCGAGCAAGGCCGCTCCGGAGCCACCACGGCCCTGACCCTCATGGAGGATTCGGGCCGCTTCCTGTCCACGGTCCAGATCGGCATCACTCTCGTGGGCATTCTGGCCGGCGCCTTTTCGGGTGCCGCGCTCGGCGACCGGCTGACCCAGATCTTCCTGGCCCAGGGCATGCCCGAAGGCGTGGCCCAGCCCCTGGGCTACGGCCTCGTGATCGGCATCATCACGTATCTCTCCATCGTCATCGGCGAGCTGGTGCCCAAGCAGCTGGCCCTGCGCAATCCGGAGGCCATCGCCTGCACCATGGCGCCCCTGATGCTGGTGCTCTCGAAGGTCGCGGCCCCGGCCGTCTGGCTTCTGAACGCATCGACCAGCCTGATCTTCCGCCTCCTGGGGGCCAAGTCCGACGATTCGTCGACGGTCACGGAAGAGGAAATCAAGATGCTCGTCGGCGAGGCCGAGAGCGCCGGCGTGATCGAGGAGGAGGAACGCCGCATGATCTCAGGCGTCCTGCGCCTCGGGGACCGGACCGTGCGCGGCCTCATGACCCCGCGCACGGACGTGGACTGGATCGACCTGGACGACGACGAGGCGACGATCCGCGCCTTGCTGATCGAAACCCCGCATTCCCGCCTGCCCGTGAGCGAGGGAACGCCCGACAACGTGATCGGCGTCGTCCAGTCGCGAGAGCTTCTCGCTGCCATGCTTTCGGGCCAGTCCCTGGACATCCGGGGGCATATTCAGCCGGCGCCGGTCATTCCGGACACGCTTTACGCGCTCGATGCGCTGGCCACCTTGCGCGACGCGGAGGTGCCGATGGCGATCGTCCACGACGAATACGGGCATTTCGAAGGGGTCGTGACCCCGGCCGATGCCCTGGAGGCCATCGTCGGCGCCTTCCGGTCCGACGGCGAGGCTCCGGAACCCGACGCCATCCGGCGCGAGGACGGCTCCTGGCTGCTCGCCGGCTCCATGCCGGTCGACGAGATGGCCGAGGTGCTGGGCGTCACCCTGCCCGAGACCCGCAGCTATCACACGGTCGGCGGCCTGGTGATCAGCGAGCTGCAGCACCTGCCCAATACAGGCGAGCACGTAGACACCCTGGGCTGGCGCTTCGAAGTGATCGACCTGGACGAGCGCCGGATCGACAAGGTCCTGGCCGCTCCCCTCAACCAGAGAGCAGGCGCCGCCGTTCTCTACTGA
- the gcvT gene encoding glycine cleavage system aminomethyltransferase GcvT, with translation MAEHAHSDEPLLQTPLHAEHVALGARMVPFAGYDMPVQYPTGILTEHNWTREHAGLFDVSHMGQAFLVADDKSHETVARAIEALIPADVLNLKPNQQRYSQLLAEDGGILDDLMVTRVGAPGHEGWLYLVVNASMKEQDYAHIEARLPKGVALRRKDDLGLMALQGPSAEAVLARLVPEAAGLAFMMSADVQIDAIWCHVSRSGYTGEDGFEISCQGKDAPALWNKLLADPEVKAIGLGARDSLRLEAGLCLYGHDIDPTTSPIEAGLIWSIQKRRREEGGFPGAERVQREIKDGAARVRVGIRPEGRAPAREGTIITTPDGHEVGIVTSGGFGPTVNGPVAMGYVAKEVSAVGTDLHLIVRGKPLPAKVAAMPFAPHRYKR, from the coding sequence ATGGCCGAGCATGCGCATAGCGACGAGCCGCTCCTGCAGACCCCGCTTCATGCCGAGCATGTGGCCCTTGGCGCCCGCATGGTGCCCTTCGCCGGCTACGACATGCCGGTGCAGTATCCCACCGGCATCCTGACCGAGCACAACTGGACCCGCGAGCACGCGGGCCTGTTCGACGTCTCGCATATGGGCCAGGCCTTCCTCGTCGCCGACGACAAGAGCCACGAGACCGTGGCCCGGGCGATCGAGGCGTTGATTCCCGCCGACGTGCTCAACCTCAAGCCCAACCAGCAGCGCTATTCGCAGCTGCTGGCGGAGGACGGCGGCATCCTCGACGACCTGATGGTCACCCGCGTCGGCGCCCCCGGCCACGAAGGCTGGCTCTATCTGGTGGTGAACGCCTCGATGAAGGAGCAGGACTACGCTCATATCGAGGCCCGCCTGCCGAAGGGCGTCGCGTTGCGGCGCAAGGACGATCTGGGCCTCATGGCGCTCCAGGGGCCGTCCGCCGAGGCCGTGCTCGCCAGGCTTGTGCCGGAGGCCGCAGGCCTCGCCTTCATGATGTCCGCCGACGTGCAGATCGACGCCATCTGGTGCCACGTCTCCCGCTCCGGCTATACCGGCGAGGACGGGTTCGAGATCTCCTGCCAAGGCAAGGATGCCCCCGCTCTCTGGAACAAGCTGCTCGCGGATCCCGAGGTGAAGGCCATCGGTCTCGGCGCGCGCGATTCGCTGCGGCTCGAAGCGGGCCTGTGCCTCTACGGTCACGACATCGATCCCACGACCTCGCCCATCGAGGCCGGCCTGATCTGGTCGATCCAGAAGCGCCGCCGCGAGGAGGGGGGCTTCCCCGGCGCCGAGCGCGTCCAGCGCGAGATCAAGGACGGCGCGGCGCGCGTGCGCGTCGGCATCAGGCCCGAGGGTCGCGCTCCGGCGCGCGAGGGCACGATCATCACCACGCCCGACGGCCATGAGGTCGGCATCGTGACCTCCGGCGGCTTCGGCCCCACGGTCAACGGCCCGGTCGCCATGGGCTATGTCGCGAAGGAGGTGTCGGCCGTCGGCACGGACCTTCATCTCATCGTTCGCGGCAAGCCGCTGCCGGCCAAGGTCGCGGCCATGCCGTTCGCCCCCCATCGCTACAAGCGCTGA
- the gcvH gene encoding glycine cleavage system protein GcvH, which produces MTTRYTKDHEYIRIEGDAGIVGISDYAQSQLGDVVFVELPSVGKTLAKGDEAAVVESVKAASEVYAPVSGEVVEVNSDLEASPGTVNEDPAGRGWFMKLRLTNQSELDGLMTEEQYQEFVKSIS; this is translated from the coding sequence ATGACCACGCGCTACACCAAGGATCACGAATACATCCGCATCGAGGGCGATGCCGGCATCGTCGGCATCTCCGACTATGCGCAGAGCCAGCTCGGAGACGTGGTCTTCGTCGAGCTTCCGAGCGTCGGCAAGACCCTGGCGAAGGGCGATGAGGCTGCCGTCGTCGAGAGCGTGAAGGCCGCAAGCGAAGTCTATGCGCCGGTCTCCGGCGAAGTGGTCGAGGTCAACAGCGATCTCGAAGCCTCGCCCGGCACCGTCAACGAGGATCCGGCCGGCCGCGGCTGGTTCATGAAGCTTCGTCTCACCAACCAGAGCGAGCTCGACGGCCTCATGACCGAGGAGCAGTACCAGGAATTCGTGAAGTCGATTTCCTAA
- a CDS encoding OsmC family protein, which produces MAHEYKATIRWARGDDEVFSDNRYSRGHLWSFDGGIEVPGSSSPSVVPLPLSREDAIDPEEAYVAAISSCHMLTFLSIAAKKRFVVDRYEDEALGIMTKNENGKLFVSKVTLDPTIEFSGDKVPTPEQIAAMHHLAHKECFIANSVLTEIVVAGIPSH; this is translated from the coding sequence ATGGCGCACGAGTACAAGGCAACGATCCGCTGGGCCCGGGGAGACGACGAGGTCTTTTCCGACAACCGCTACAGCCGGGGCCATCTCTGGAGCTTCGATGGCGGCATCGAGGTGCCGGGCTCCTCGTCGCCTTCCGTCGTGCCGTTGCCTCTCTCCCGGGAGGACGCCATCGACCCGGAGGAGGCGTATGTCGCAGCCATTTCCAGCTGCCACATGCTGACCTTCCTGTCGATCGCCGCCAAGAAGCGCTTCGTCGTCGACCGTTACGAGGACGAAGCGCTCGGGATCATGACCAAGAACGAGAACGGCAAGCTCTTCGTGTCCAAGGTCACCCTGGACCCGACAATCGAATTTTCAGGCGACAAGGTTCCGACGCCGGAGCAGATCGCCGCCATGCACCACCTCGCCCACAAGGAATGCTTCATCGCCAACTCCGTGCTCACGGAGATCGTGGTGGCAGGCATTCCCTCGCACTAA